A genomic stretch from Setaria italica strain Yugu1 chromosome VII, Setaria_italica_v2.0, whole genome shotgun sequence includes:
- the LOC101762107 gene encoding acetyl-CoA acetyltransferase, cytosolic 1, which translates to MASDGIAPRDVCVVGVARTPMGGFLGALSSLPATKLGSIAIEAALKRANVDPALVQEVYFGNVLSANLGQAPARQAALGAGIPNTVVCTTVNKVCASGMKATMFAAQSIQLGINDIVVAGGMESMSNAPKYIAEARKGSRFGHDTLVDGMLKDGLWDVYGDCAMGMCAELCADNHALTREDQDAFAIQSNERGIAARDSGAFAWEIVPIEVPVGRGKPPVLIEKDESLAKFDPVKLKKLRPSFKENGGTVTAGNASSISDGAAALVLVSGQKAQELGLQVLARIKGYADAAQAPELFTTTPALAIPKAIANAGLESSHVDFYEINEAFSAVALANQKLLGIPSEKINVHGGAVSLGHPLGCSGARILVTLLGVLREKGGKIGVAGVCNGGGGASALVLELA; encoded by the exons ATGGCTTCCGACGGCATCGCCCCCAGAG ATGTATGTGTTGTTGGGGTTGCCCGCACCCCTATGGGTGGTTTCCTTGGTGCCTTGTCTTCCTTGCCCGCAACAAAACTTGGCTCTATAGCAATTGAAG CTGCTCTGAAAAGAGCAAATGTGGATCCGGCCCTTGTGCAGGAGGTCTACTTTGGAAACGTCTTGAGTGCTAATTTGGGACAAGCTCCTGCAAGGCAAGCTGCACTGGGCGCAGGAATACCAAACACTGTTGTCTGCACCACTGTTAACAAAGTCTGTGCATCTGGCATGAAAG CTACTATGTTTGCAGCACAGTCAATTCAACTGGGTATCAATGATATTGTTGTGGCAGGTGGCATGGAAAGCATGTCCAATGCTCCAAAGTACATTGCTGAAGCTAG GAAAGGTTCTCGTTTTGGACATGACACACTTGTTGATGGCATGCTTAAGGATGGCCTTTGGGATGTATATGGTGATTGTGCCATGGGAATGTGTGCTGAGCTTTGTGCTGACAATCATGCCCTCACAAGAGAAGATCAG GATGCTTTTGCTATCCAAAGCAACGAGCGTGGAATTGCTGCTCGTGACAGTGGTGCTTTTGCATGGGAGATTGTTCCG ATTGAAGTTCCTGTTGGGAGGGGAAAACCACCAGTACTTATTGAGAAAGATGAAAGCCTGGCCAAG TTTGACCCAGTAAAACTGAAGAAACTCCGTCCAAGTTTCAAGGAGAATGGTGGTACTGTCACAGCTGGAAATGCTTCTAGTATAAG TGATGGAGCTGCTGCATTAGTTTTGGTGAGTGGGCAGAAGGCTCAAGAGCTTGGCCTGCAAGTccttgcaaggatcaaaggatATGCAGATGCTGCTCAA GCCCCGGAGCTTTTTACAACCACCCCAGCACTTGCCATACCAAAGGCTATCGCAAATGCTGGATTGGAGTCATCTCATGTTGATTTTTACGAGATTAATGAAGCCTTTTCG GCTGTTGCCCTTGCAAATCAAAAGCTTCTAGGGATTCCTTCA GAAAAGATTAACGTTCATGGAGGAGCTGTATCTTTAGGTCATCCTCTTGGGTGCAGTGGTGCTCGTATTTTGGTCACCCTTCTTGGT GTTCTTAGGGAGAAGGGTGGAAAGATTGGGGTTGCTGGTGTCTGcaatggtggaggtggagcatcAGCACTTGTTCTCGAGCTCGCATAA